The following are encoded together in the Panicum virgatum strain AP13 chromosome 6K, P.virgatum_v5, whole genome shotgun sequence genome:
- the LOC120712230 gene encoding transcription factor WRKY19-like: protein MAEAGESGGRARLVSELVRVQDLVHRLELQLRAPADAASVDLCRQLIHQIVALTDRSIGMARCSPDLAAAAAQQQQQPLSGAPSPLSDAGSDHHQPFLRASPKKRKATARWTNQQVRVSAAGAGAEGPADDGHSWRKYGQKDILGAKHPRAYYRCTHRNSQNCPATKQVQRTDDDPSLFDVVYHGDHTCRPSAAPTRRTPHNPHAQAALQGLAARLTVTTDDAIAAAAALPPMTPEPDSCPPRGASSPWSLASPVGSDSNGCAQAVSPCPVPGYAAWGSHGDLQEVVSACAAVSDLQGLPALDSEFMPLECFAFDQSFDMGGVMPSLFYP, encoded by the coding sequence ATGGCGGAGGCAGGGgagagcggcgggcgggcgcggcTGGTCTCGGAGCTGGTCCGCGTGCAGGACCTGGTGCACCGGCTGGAGCTGCAGCTGCGCGCGCCCGCGGACGCCGCGTCCGTCGACCTCTGCCGCCAACTCATCCACCAGATCGTCGCGCTCACCGACCGCTCCATCGGGATGGCCCGCTGCTccccggacctcgccgccgccgccgcgcagcagcagcagcagccgctgtCCGGCGCGCCCAGCCCCCTGAGCGACGCCGGCTCCGACCACCACCAGCCGTTCCTCCGGGCCAGCCCCAAGAAGCGCAAGGCCACGGCGCGCTGGACCAACCAGCAGGTGCGCgtcagcgccgccggcgccggcgccgagggcCCCGCCGACGACGGCCACAGCTGGCGCAAGTACGGCCAGAAGGACATCCTCGGCGCCAAGCACCCGCGCGCCTACTACCGCTGCACCCACCGCAACTCGCAGAACTGCCCGGCCACCAAGCAGGTGCAGCGAACCGACGACGATCCCAGCCTCTTCGACGTCGTCTACCACGGCGACCACACCTGCCGGCCCTCCGCCGCGCCCACCAGGAGGACGCCGCACAACCCGCACGCGCAGGCCGCGCTGCagggcctcgccgcccgcctcaCGGTGACCACGGACGAcgcgatcgccgccgccgccgcgctcccgccGATGACGCCCGAGCCCGACAGCTGCCCGCCGCGGGGCGCGTCGTCGCCGTGGTCGCTGGCCTCGCCAGTCGGCTCCGACTCCAACGGCTGCGCGCAGGCCGTGTCGCCATGCCCCGTGCCCGGGTACGCGGCCTGGGGCTCCCACGGCGACCTCCAGGAGGTGGTCTCGGCGTGCGCCGCCGTGTCCGACCTACAGGGACTGCCGGCGCTGGACAGCGAGTTCATGCCGCTCGAGTGCTTCGCGTTCGACCAGAGCTTCGACATGGGCGGCGTAATGCCGAGCCTCTTCTATCCATGA
- the LOC120712231 gene encoding cytochrome B5-like protein: MDVIIIISLVILLALGALFVIPKSQNKGKSKGTDSVDGMTSKRYTKEEISEHNTRKDCWIIIKDKVYDVTPYVEEHPGGDAILTNAGGDSTEGFFGPQHGTRVFDIIEDFCIGQLKDS, from the exons ATGGACGTTATTATCATCATCTCTCTTGTCATTCTTTTGGCACTAGGAGCTCTCTTTGTGATCCCGAAGTCCCAAAACAAAG GTAAATCAAAGGGAACTGATTCAGTAGATGGAATG ACATCTAAGAGGTATACAAAGGAAGAGATCTCTGAACATAACACAAGGAAGGATTGTTGGATCATCATCAAAGACAAG GTCTATGATGTCACTCCTTATGTGGAGGAACATCCTGGCGGAGATGCCATTCTAACTAATGCTGGTGGTGATTCCACAGAAGGCTTTTTTGG ACCACAGCACGGCACTAGAGTCTTCGATATTATCGAGGATTTCTGTATCGGACAGTTGAAGGATTCATGA